The Malassezia restricta chromosome I, complete sequence genome contains the following window.
TGGGCCTCCTCAAGACGGTGTTGGACGTGAATTTGACGCTCTTCCAGGTCGGTCGTGCACGCGCCGGTGCGCCGAAGGAGAAAACGCTGTTGCTCTTTGTGATCCGTGACTATATCGGTACAACGCCGCTGGCCAACTTGGAGTCGACGATCCGAGCGGACCTGCAGCGGATCTGGGCGAGCTTGACCAAGCCTGAGGCTCTGGCAGGCGCGGAACTGGGCGATTTCTTCGACGTGAGTTTTTCTGCCCTACCCCACAAGGTGCTGCAGGCGAAGGAGTTTGATGAAGGCATCgcacagctgcagcgccgcttTATTGACCGCAGCGACCCCCAGTACGTGTTTCAGACCGAGTACCACAAGCGGATTCCCATTGATGGTCTGCCACACTACCTCGAGAGCGTGTGGGAGCAAATTCTGCAGAACAAGGACTTGGATCTGCCGACGCAGCAAGAGCTGCTTGCCCAGTTCCGCTGTGACGAGATTGCggctgccgctgccgctgcctTTGCCGCTGCGATGACGGCGTTGCGTTCGGCGCTGGATGCCGGCCAGgtgctcgcgacgctcggGGTGGATATGGCGTCGCATCGTGCCGAGGCACTAGCGGTGTTTGACAAGGACGCAAGTCGGTACCACCGCGGCGTCTATGCGCGCAAGCGGGCGGATTTGCTGTTGCAGCTCAATGCGGTGCTGCTGCCCTTCTTCCTCGCGCAGCTAAAAAATCTGCACACGAAGCTGGCCTCGGCGTTTCAGCAAGCGATGCAGGAGGGCACGCGGGGTGCGTCGTACGATTTTGGCAGGCTGGTCGAAGAgcatgtggcgcacgcgctggcAGCCTTTGATGCGGAGACGCAGCGGCTGGTGCTGCCTGATACGGACTGGAGCGTGAGTgaggagcgcatgcacctTGAGGAGGACTTGCGAGCCGTCGCGCgtacgctgcgtgccgacgaGACGCAAAAACTGGCTGTGCGCCTGGAAAAAGATATACGCCGGCACCTGGCTGAGCCCATTGAGGCTGCGTTGTCTGAGCCTGATGCTGGCATGTGGGATCGCGTGCTGGGTGTGTGGCGTGACGCGTGTGACAGAGCTGCTGCCCTGTAccgcgagcgagcggcgcatctcAACACGACGCCGGACGAGGATGCCGCGACGGTGGGGCGTCTGCACATGGTGGCCTGGCGTGCGTTGCTGGACCGGGTGCAGGAGAGCACGTCCGAGACGGtgctggcgtcgcgccTGCGTGCGTTTTTTGAGGACCGCTTCCGCTACGATGCGAGTGGTGTGCCGCGGGTGTGGAAGCCGAGTGATgacatggacgatgcgTTTGTGCAAGCGCGTGATGCGACGTTGGCGCTCATTCCACTGTATGCCACGATGCAGCCAGAGACGCCGCCCACGGTGGCGGGTGATGAAGATACGCCGTCGTGGGACGaagcgcgccgcgtcctgTCGGAGCGGCGGTGTGCCGAGCTGGGCCGTCGTTTCCGCCGTGATGCAGACGCAGCGTACGTCGAGGCCAAGCGCGGCACGGTGTCGAGCATGACGCAAGTGCCGTGGTGGATGTATGTCGTGCTCATTGTGCTTGGATGGAACGAGGCCATGGCTGTGTTGCACAGCCCCGTGTACTTTACGCTGCTGTGCATGGTGCTGGCGAGCGCCTACGTCGTGTGGCGCATGAACCTGGCCGGGCCCATGCTGACCGTCACGACGCACATGGCGAGggagctgcgtgcgttgggagagcagcagctccgcgTGTACCTGGACGCCCCAAGCGCCGCGCACCCAGCTGCACCGGCGACCGAGGCCCGGCCGGCCGTGTCGGAGAGCGCCGAGCCGCGCCTGCCTGCCTCGTTCTAACGTAACGCAAATAGGATGTCATGCCTATGGTCGTCAGGTATATACTTAGGAGCGACTCGCACCGCGATggccgccacggccgccgcggtGTCCGCCGCCCGCCGCGTGTCCGGGTCGGCGCTTTTCAATCAGCACCGTcgctgcgccgacgcgcacgccATTCtgcgagctgctcgtctggatcgcgcggcgcgccttgtcTGCGTCGACAAACTCGGCAAACGCAAAGCCCTTGGCCGCATTCAGCTGGCACTCCTTCAGCGCGCCAAACTGAGCCTCGAGCGACTGGCGCAACtcgtcctgcgccacgcccgCCGCATTCTTGATGAACACGTGACCTTGTTGGCCACGAGCGGGGGGCGCGGCGGGCTTGGcgggcgccgaggccgGCTTGGCCTCGGgggcggccgccgccgtggaCGTCGCCTGGGCCCCGGCCTCGGATgagccacgcgcctcggAAGCCGTGTGGCCCCAGCGGTTCGCGCCCCTCGCGGCGAGGTTGGCCCACGtcttgggcggcgcggccggGGCCTCTTTGGGCTCGGCGTGGGCCGCGGGCTcggccggcgcaggcgcggcgggcTTCGCCTCGTCCTTCGCGggagcggcgtgctgcgACGCCTCGGTCGCTTCACGCGCAGCGGGCGTGTCAGCGACACTGACGGGCGCCGCTTCATCCGCCTGGGGCTCgtcctcgcgcgcctcgtccttctcgtcgtcatcgtcctTCAGGTAGCGGAAGATGTCATTCAGGACGTAAAAGCCATTcggctgctgcgccaggaaAAAGGTCTGGGCAAACTTGCGCCACTTGCCGCCCTTGTTCGACAtctcgcccagcacctggatcacgatgccgccgtcgGCGGACGACTGGCTGTCGACATTCGACACGTACACCTTGGTATCTTCGAAGCCGATCGTATTCACCCGCTCGTGGATCGCCTGTTGGCCCACACTGGGCGTGATGTCTTCGTTTTCAGTGCCATGCACCATCGTGCTTTTCTTCGTGTAGAAGCAGTGGAGACGCGAAGGGTCCTTGTTCATGAACGTATAGTACTGGGGCACAAAGAGCCATCCCACTTCTGACGCCTTGTTCGGCACGGGTGTGCCATTGGCTTGCGTGCTAGTCGATTGAGACATGCTATCCGTCGTCGGTCGTTGGGTGCAAGAgcttctcgtcgtcgttcGCTGCCTCCGTGTCACGCTGGACACACAGCCAGCGAACCACGGCCCTTCtatgtcacgtgatataGCACGGTAGACCTACTTACACTGTCGCGCAAATCTCGGCGGCCTTTtccagcgcgccgatcATTTTGACGCACtcgcggcgacgcgccacgACGTGGTCTGATTCCTTCATAAGCTCCTTCAGAATGTCTTGCTGGTAGAGAGACTGGAGCAAttcgcgctgcatcgactCCTTCGCAAAGTTGACAAGGTTCAGCATGATCGCCTTCGGCACCATATCGATGATCGTGCGCTTGGTAATGTTATAGTACGACGAAATCAACAGCTTGATGACATCCGTTTCGATCGCCTCGCGGTCCGTCAGCGAGCCCGTCGCCTTGAGACTGGGAGGTGGCGGCTCCATCATGCTCTTTTTGGCCTTGTTCTTGTTCGGGAAAAAGCTGCCAAAGAAGCCCGTCGACTCCTTGATGTCCACGTCCAGATCCTTGTTGTTGTTCAGCAccgagctcggcacggtCTTGCCGCCGCGGATCTCGGTACCGGACGTAGCTGTCGAATGCGACTGCGCGGCCATGTGTCGCTCCGTCACAATCGACACGGCGCGGTGGCCCGACAAAAAGTCGGGGTGACCCGTGTTGAGATAGCACGCCTCAGCAGCCACAATATCGGCCACCAGCTTCGTCGTCGGTGCCATGCACCGCTTAAAGAAGTGAATGACAACCGAGTTGaagcgctcacgcagcgcaggGAAGCGGCGGAACTGGGTGTTCTTCGCAATGAGCTGGGACAGTATCCGCACCAACTCGTCATACACAAGCGAGCAGCATTTGAGACTCGGCTCCTCCAGGCGCCGAATCTGCTGCTTCACAATGACCTCGAAGGCTGATGTCGTCACAAACAGAGCGGGCGACGATCCAGACGAATTGTATAGAATCGTGCGGATATCCGTGTCCTTCACCGAGTCGAACGGATCGATGCTTTTAACACCACTGCTAAACAGCTCGTGGAACACAAAACTTATgcgagcgcctcctgcCAGCTCATTCACACTCAGGTCGTTGCTGTTGCCATCAATCACTTGCCGGAAGTCGTTACAAAAGTCAGTTATGATCGTGAGCACGGCATTGCTAGCGTTCGCATCGCCCATAGCACCACCCAATGACGCCAACTCCAGCTCAAACTTTTTCAGCTGTGCCTGGATCCGTGTCTTGATGTCTGGCAGCGTGTTGCGGATATGGTGCATGAGAATCGTGCTCAGCTTACGCGCCAGGAAGGGCGTACCGCAGAACTGCGCCTTGGAGCTGTAGCTCGGGTGGTTCGCAAAAAACTCGTGCTCAGCATCCAGAGCGGCGGCCACCGTCTTTTTCGTGTCAATGTCGCGCTGTCCGCGGTTCACAACAGGCACGTAGCCAAGGCGCAGTGGAATCACGCGGCCGGCAAGGATATCGACGACATCCGTGCCCTCGTCCATCAAGTCCACCTTGGTCAGCACACCCACCGTGCGACTGCCATCGATGTCCACTTCAGACGCGAGCTTCAGACCATCCGAGTTTGCCAGGTCCGTGTTGGCGGCCGTCACCGCCAGAATGATCGCGTTCGGCTTGGAGATGTACTTGAGCAGCATATCCCGGATTTGCCGCTCAATGTCCTTTGGCTGGTCACCTACCGGGTTCTTGGTCAGACCTGGTAGGTCGACGAGCGTAAGTGTAAGTACGTGGGGGGAGTAAATCCGCAGGTTGATGGGCTGTGCGCTGATGCCGGCATTTTTGCCGGTTTTGAGCTCCGTGTCACGCACAATTTCGTCGCGAATGCGCTGGAAATCGTGGAACTTTTCGCCTGGTAGGTGCAGAAACTCGCCCCATTCGTGTGGGTTGGTCTGGCCCGTCGGCTCGCCTACCTCGCCTGATTCAGGCATGCGATTGATGAGCTGCAATATCAGCGGCCTGCGAGTCACGATGCCCGTACCGCGCGGGAGAAAGTCACGGCCTACAATATTTTCGAGCACACTGCTCTTGCCGGACGACTGACTGCCCAGCACGGTGATCTGCGGCAGGTCGATCGGGTTCTGGATGCCAACGTCATTGAATGCATCTTGGAGCTGTCGAGTAAGCTTGCTTCGAGCATACCTTATTGACGAGTTCTTTAAGGGTAGTTAG
Protein-coding sequences here:
- a CDS encoding protein SEY1, translated to MERDEEAVHRMPVATGPSIVTGAHEVPVMASGIPSTDASEPEVPPETLARTASVSADAGHDVAIGLAQPNRLQLIDEDQHFSGALFHDHLSQWGMLEAGFGYDICAVLGSQSTGKSTLLNRLFGTNFDVMDDRARQQTTKGIWLCRGMDRNVLVMDVEGTDGRERGEDQDFERKSALFSLATAECVIVNMWENQVGLFQGANMGLLKTVLDVNLTLFQVGRARAGAPKEKTLLLFVIRDYIGTTPLANLESTIRADLQRIWASLTKPEALAGAELGDFFDVSFSALPHKVLQAKEFDEGIAQLQRRFIDRSDPQYVFQTEYHKRIPIDGLPHYLESVWEQILQNKDLDLPTQQELLAQFRCDEIAAAAAAAFAAAMTALRSALDAGQVLATLGVDMASHRAEALAVFDKDASRYHRGVYARKRADLLLQLNAVLLPFFLAQLKNLHTKLASAFQQAMQEGTRGASYDFGRLVEEHVAHALAAFDAETQRLVLPDTDWSVSEERMHLEEDLRAVARTLRADETQKLAVRLEKDIRRHLAEPIEAALSEPDAGMWDRVLGVWRDACDRAAALYRERAAHLNTTPDEDAATVGRLHMVAWRALLDRVQESTSETVLASRLRAFFEDRFRYDASGVPRVWKPSDDMDDAFVQARDATLALIPLYATMQPETPPTVAGDEDTPSWDEARRVLSERRCAELGRRFRRDADAAYVEAKRGTVSSMTQVPWWMYVVLIVLGWNEAMAVLHSPVYFTLLCMVLASAYVVWRMNLAGPMLTVTTHMARELRALGEQQLRVYLDAPSAAHPAAPATEARPAVSESAEPRLPASF
- a CDS encoding NTF2 and RRM domain protein, whose product is MSQSTSTQANGTPVPNKASEVGWLFVPQYYTFMNKDPSRLHCFYTKKSTMVHGTENEDITPSVGQQAIHERVNTIGFEDTKVYVSNVDSQSSADGGIVIQVLGEMSNKGGKWRKFAQTFFLAQQPNGFYVLNDIFRYLKDDDDEKDEAREDEPQADEAAPVSVADTPAAREATEASQHAAPAKDEAKPAAPAPAEPAAHAEPKEAPAAPPKTWANLAARGANRWGHTASEARGSSEAGAQATSTAAAAPEAKPASAPAKPAAPPARGQQGHVFIKNAAGVAQDELRQSLEAQFGALKECQLNAAKGFAFAEFVDADKARRAIQTSSSQNGVRVGAATVLIEKRRPGHAAGGGHRGGRGGHRGASRS
- a CDS encoding dynamin 1-like protein, with the protein product MDQSLIKLVNKLQDAFNDVGIQNPIDLPQITVLGSQSSGKSSVLENIVGRDFLPRGTGIVTRRPLILQLINRMPESGEVGEPTGQTNPHEWGEFLHLPGEKFHDFQRIRDEIVRDTELKTGKNAGISAQPINLRIYSPHVLTLTLVDLPGLTKNPVGDQPKDIERQIRDMLLKYISKPNAIILAVTAANTDLANSDGLKLASEVDIDGSRTVGVLTKVDLMDEGTDVVDILAGRVIPLRLGYVPVVNRGQRDIDTKKTVAAALDAEHEFFANHPSYSSKAQFCGTPFLARKLSTILMHHIRNTLPDIKTRIQAQLKKFELELASLGGAMGDANASNAVLTIITDFCNDFRQVIDGNSNDLSVNELAGGARISFVFHELFSSGVKSIDPFDSVKDTDIRTILYNSSGSSPALFVTTSAFEVIVKQQIRRLEEPSLKCCSLVYDELVRILSQLIAKNTQFRRFPALRERFNSVVIHFFKRCMAPTTKLVADIVAAEACYLNTGHPDFLSGHRAVSIVTERHMAAQSHSTATSGTEIRGGKTVPSSVLNNNKDLDVDIKESTGFFGSFFPNKNKAKKSMMEPPPPSLKATGSLTDREAIETDVIKLLISSYYNITKRTIIDMVPKAIMLNLVNFAKESMQRELLQSLYQQDILKELMKESDHVVARRRECVKMIGALEKAAEICATV